The Rattus rattus isolate New Zealand chromosome 1, Rrattus_CSIRO_v1, whole genome shotgun sequence genome includes a region encoding these proteins:
- the Atp5f1d gene encoding ATP synthase subunit delta, mitochondrial, which produces MLSAFCTAQPSEHLSARVRSCGNCASQKTPRVVLLALPEGRLAIPVCPLSAKLKSTDVSATMLPAALLRHPGLRRLVLQARTYAQAAASPAPAAGPGQMSFTFASPTQVFFDGANVRQVDVPTLTGAFGILASHVPTLQVLRPGLVVVHAEDGTTTKYFVSSGSVTVNADSSVQLLAEEVVTLDMLDLGAARANLEKAQSELSGAADEAARAEIQIRIEANEALVKALE; this is translated from the exons ATGCTCAGCGCGTTCTGCACCGCGCAGCCTTCGGAGCATCTCAGTGCGCGCGTGCGTTCTTGTGGGAACTGCGCCTCCCAGAAGACACCGCGCGTCGTCCTCCTCGCCCTCCCTGAAGGCCGCCTCGCTATCCCTGTGTGTCCGCTGTCCGCTAAGCTAAAGTCCACTGACGTTTCCGCCACCATGCTGCCCGCCGCATTGCTTCGTCACCCGGGTCTGCGCCGTCTGGTGCTCCAGGCGCGTACGTACGCCCAGGCCGCCGCCTCACCTGCCCCCGCCGctgggcctggacagatgtccttCACCTTCGCCTCCCCGACGCAG GTGTTCTTTGATGGTGCCAATGTCCGGCAAGTGGATGTGCCTACGCTGACTGGAGCCTTTGGCATCTTGGCATCCCATGTCCCCACACTACAGGTCCTACGGCCTGGGCTGGTAGTGGTTCATGCGGAAGACGGCACCACAACTAAGTATTTTG TGAGCAGCGGCTCTGTCACTGTGAATGCGGACTCCTCTGTGCAATTACTAGCTGAAGAAGTCGTCACACTGGACATGCTGGACCTCGGG GCAGCCCGGGCAAACCTGGAGAAGGCGCAGTCAGAGCTGTCAGGGGCAGCAGATGAGGCAGCACGGGCTGAGATCCAAATCCGGATCGAGGCCAATGAAGCCCTGGTGAAGGCCCTGGAGTAG